The Cyclobacteriaceae bacterium DNA segment GTAGTGACCACCCGCATTGGCACATTTGCTTGCCGCACATTCCTAGCGACACCAAAGCAAGCAATAGAGCCATGTGATTATAAAATTGTAGATTTGCTTTCTGGACAATTCCAAAGGCTAAGAGTTAGTAAACAAACTGAAATAATGAAAAAACAACATGCATACTTGTGTTAATGCAGGGTAACATATAAATAAGTATAGTTTATCCTTTCAATAAAGAACCACTGTAAATCTATAACGCCATGAAATCAATTTTACTATTAGCACTGATTCTTATATTTGGCGGGCTGGCCAATGCCCAAAGCAGCCTGTCCATTTCAGCGCCCACAATTTGGAGCAACATTAAAGTAAAGGATAACTGGACACCACCAACCACACCCCCGTTAGGTTTAGTTAAAGTTGTTCCCCACCTTTTGAGGGGTTATTGTGTCGGATGTTTATAAAAGCTATACTGTGAAAAAAATAACAGGCATTATTTGTTTAGCCTGCATGGCTTTAATGCCGCTAACTTCTTGCGGGCAGAGCAGCTTATCTATTTCTACGCCATTGATTTATAGTAAGGTTACAGCAAAAAATAACTGGAGTCCTCCAACAGCTGTTAACAGACAAAATCAATTTGATGGGACAGCAATTGGTTCTGGTGTTAACTTAGGCTATTCATTTCAACCAAAACTTATTATTAAAGACAAACACTTCTTTGTAAATATTGGCGCAGGGTATTTTAAACAAAGATTTAATTTACAAAGGCCTTTTGATTACAATACCCCATTATATCCGGTATATTTTACTGACTACTATGTTTATCAATGTTGGTTATGGTCTGCTGGAATAACATATAATTTGTTGCTAAATAATAAGTATCTCTTATCAGGTGATCTGTTGTATAACCAACTATTTTCTTTTCAGCAAGAATACACTCCGTATACATCAGCAAATCGTCCTACCCAAGTCAATAATCACAATATTGATTTTGCCAAAACAATAACGTTGTCTTTAGGAGTGCAAAGAAAATTGGGAAAACAATTCACCTTAGGTCTTGATTTGCTTTTGCCTTATACTCGTTGGAGAAACGATAGAATTTTCAAAGACGATCCTGCAACATTCTCACATCCCAATTTCAGTTTAGGCACCTCTGTAAGTATAGCGTATCATTTAAAAAAGAAAAATCAATCTTAAACCTCAATACTATGAGATCAGTTTTACTATCGGCACTGCTTCTTGTGTTTTTTAACGTGGCAAACGCACAGGTGAGAACAAACTTCAATAATCCTAAACGAGTTACTGATAAAGGAAAATTCGTAAAAAATTTCCGAGGTAAAAGCCCTTATCTGATTCCGGCACGGGACATTAAAGCCCTGCTTGAAAAGGAAGCGCTGGAAAATGCCGGTGGCGAAGCCAGACCTTTTAAGATTGCCGAAGCCGTGAATGTGGATATAGATGTGGTGAAGGAGGCGGAGTGGACGGAAGAAGAAGGGTTTTCGTACGGCAAGTTTTCCATTGAAGCCACAGGGGCAAAGACCATCAGCGCTAATTTCGACCGGTTTTACCTGCCGGAAGGGACTGAATTGTATGTATATAGCGAAAATGGTGAAATGATAACCGGCCCGGTAACCGAAGCCGAAAACAACGAGAACAATTTTTGGGGAAGTTGGGTGTATAAAGGCGGGAAGCTGACCGTGGATTTTAAAACGCCAACGGAGAGTAAAAGCTTGTTGCGGCTTCATATATCAAGCGTTGCGTATGGCTATAAGAGCCTTTACGTTGGTAACTTTGGAGAGTCGTCTGAATGTAATGTAAATGTGCTTTGCGCAGAAGGGAATGGATGGGAGAATGAACGGAATTCTGTTGCTTTGATATTAGATGCAAGCAGTACAAGATTATGTAGCGGTGCTTTAATTAATAATACATGTAACCTGAACATTCCGTATTTGTTAACAGCCGATCATTGTTTTGATTTTGATCCAAATGTTGCTCAATGGAAATTTACCTTTCAGGCCTGGAGCGCCACATGTACACCTTCACAAAATGCCAATGGCTTAACTTTCAATGGTTCCACACTGCGAGCAAGACATGCCGGTAGCGATTTTTGCCTGGTTGAGCTTGATCAGCTTCCTCCTGTAAATTCAGGGATTACGTTTTCGGGATGGTCGAGAGCAAGCACAGCTTCACCTTCAGGGGTAAGCATAACCCATCCTATGGGCGATGTGATGAAAATAGCTACATACAACACCACTTTAACACAACAAGCATATTTGGGAGCACAAGTTTGGAAGGCATTTTGGGCAAGCGGAACAGTGGAATCCGGCTCTTCCGGAGGCCCATTATACAATAATGATAAAAGAATAATCGGCCAGGTTAAGGGAATCCGGAAAAAGTATCAAGAGCCTTGGTGTAGGTGATTTTAAAAATCTATACAAATTAACCGACATCGAATTACTCAGCACCTTGAATTTAATTGAGTTCCCATCTAATGAATACTTGTTGAAGAATCGTGACTTAATCTTCGTTCGGTCAAACGGAAACAAGGAGTTGATAGGAAGGTGCTTGGTAATTTATCCGAACGACAATAAAGTAACTTTCAGTGGCTTTTGCATTCGTTTCAGGCCAACGGCCAATACAATCAATACTGTTTATCTATCTCATTTATTTAGGATTCCAGTTTTCAGGGCTGTAATGCTTCAAGGTGGAAAAGGCGCAAACATTCAAAACTTAAATCAAAAGACGCTTGAAAGGTTGAAGATACCAATGCCATCAATCGAACTTCAGAATCAATTTGAGCAAATCGTAGAAAAAACAGAAGCACTGAAAACCCAATACCAGCAAAGCTTGCAGGAGTTAGAGAATTTGTATGGCAGTTTGAGCCAGAAGGCATTTAAAGGAGAGTTAAAACAATAGACAGCGTGATTATCTATAAAAAACCTAAAGAATTGATGAAAGAAATATTGTTGACTGAGTTTAGCAATAATCAATATTTCAATTTCGCTGAATTTCAGCATAAGGTAAATAGCGTGACTCCTAAAGCTAAAATCGAATATGAAACCGTTAAGGACTTTGTTTTTGAAATGCTTGATGAAAAGGTAATTAAGCAAGAGTTCATAGAAGACAATGAGAATCCCTTTATGCCTAATCCAAATGCAACGGGAACCACAAAGTCAATCTATTATAAATTGATTATTCCTGTCGGATGAAATTAAACCGATTAAAGATATTAACTGAATAGTTCAGTAACGGTGGACAATTCGGTATCACAAAATAGGCGAGCCAAATGACAATGTTGCTGGTGATGTAGAGCCATCCATGAAACGATGACCAGTTGCCACATACCCAACGTGCTGGCCAATCATCGGCCTCAAAAAGTTTAACTATAAATTCTGTTACCTGTTCCATGGGACAATGGGGTTGGTTGAACTTTTAATTTATGCCATCCAGGGAGGAAACTCAAGAGGCTTTCGGTGAGTGTATGCAATCTAATTTAGGCCCTAATTCTATCATCTTCAGAATAAATCAACTTTTTTTTGAAAAAGTATGGAATTGCTATTGACTTACTTTGAAATACAAAGTACTTTTGTGTCACTAAACATTCACCCTCCCTGAGACATAAGCGGGGAGGGATAACCTCAATTAACATGGAAAAACAACTTAAATTCTATCAATCCATTCCAGCTGTAGCGCTGGTAACCGTTCTTATTTTAATGGTGCCTCTGGTGGCCATGCAGTTTACCGATGAAGTGAACTGGAGCGTAACCGACTTTCTGGCTATGGGAGGCTTGATTTTTGGAACAGGCGTTTTGTTTGTATTGGTCATGCGGCTAAGCAGCAACATTGTGTACAAGGTGGCCATGGGGTTTGCCATTGGCGCCACGTTTTTTATGGTGTGGGTTAACCTGGCCGTTGGCCTGATTGGTGCAGGCCCAAACGCAGGTAACCTGATGTATGCAGCCGTTATCGTTGTGTTGCTTATTGGTATTTATCTCTCACGCTATACAGCAGCAGGCATGGAACGTGCCATGTATATGACAGCGGGCACCTTTGTAGTGCTTACGCTGATTGCGCTTATGACTAAAATGTATGAGTATCCCGAAAGTTCTGTGATACAAATAGTGGGCGTAAATGCATTCTTTGCTACTCCGTTTATAGTATCGGGTTTATTGTTCCGGTATGTGGCATTGGAACAGCAAAATAAAAAAGCGGCATAGCAGGTTTGCTTAGGAAAATTCCTGTACCATGAACCCTGAATATTTTGTCGATAAGAATTCCATCGTTCGCCAGATATGGGGTAAAGGTGATACCATTCTCTTCATCTTCGCAGGAGGTGCTGCTGAATTCGCCTTGAACAAGGCAGTCGACTGGCTTTACTTTACAGGCCGCCTGCCAGCCGATCCGCTGGGCCGGCTGTTCTCCACGGTTTCCTATGCCAGAACAATCGTTTTTTCAAAAACTGAAACTGCGCACAGGGCTATAGATGCCATGACGGCCATACATAGTAGTGTAGAACATTCGCGAGGTGCCTCCATTCCCGATTGGGCATACCGCGATGTACTTTTTATGCTGATTGATTATTCCATTCGCGCTTACGAAGTATTGGAACGAACACTAACGCTTGCTGAAAAGCAAGAGGTGTTTGATGTATTTACCCGAATGGGCACCCGCATGGGTATAACCGGATTGCCCGAAACGTTTGCATCCTATATGATTATGCGCCAAATGCATCTGCACCAAAACCTGCTTCGAACAGCTTTTACTGATGACCTGTATCATCAATACAAAAAGCACCTGGGTGTTATTCGTTACCGGATTTTGTTGGAGGTGCAGCATCTGATTGCGCCTGAAAAAGTGCGGGAAAGGTTAGGGTTTCATCGCAAATCTTTTTTGAGTCCCATCTTGACGCTCTACAATGTGAGTAAGTTCTTACGGATTGATCCAATGATCCGATACCTTATTTTACCTGCCCAGTACCGAGCCCAAATCAAAGCCCTCGACCAATAGTGGTCATTTGAGGAAATCAAATACTAAAGACGAAAGGTTCATGATCTACTGCATTATGATGTAGATGGATATGCTTTGAATATTATTGGAATAATTAACATCTTGCCTGCAAATGTATGTTAGTATGGCCGAGGAAATTGATTTTATAAAGTACAAAGAGCTTGGAGCTTATCATTGGGAAAATTACTTCGGTAGTGTTTTTAAAATAAACAGTTTTGTACGTGCCCGCTATGATATCGTAATTCAATTACTCAAAGTGGGTGGCATACGTAAAGATTCCTTGTTACTTGAGGTTGGATGTGGGGATGGTGCTTTAAGTGGTCTCATTTATAAATCTTTTGCATGCGATCTGGTAGGCGTTGAGCCATCGGAAATTGGCATTAAATTCTGCAAAGAAATGTTTTCAAAGCACGGGTACTCGGGAACATTCAACGTATCCGAAGGTTACACATTCGACTATCCTGATAATCATTTCAATTATGTGGTTATGGCCGATGTAATTGAGCATCTTCAACACCCCGATAAAATGTTAAAGGAAATAAAACGCGTACTAAAACCAGGAGGTCATGTTATCATTACAACACCTGTCAGGATTACGGAATTACCGGAAGACGAGATGCATGTTCAGGAATTCTTTCCTACAGAATTGAGGGCACTATGCGATAATTATTTTGGTGTACCGGTAAAGTCCATGTATACCCACCCGGTGGTTTGGAGGGAATTGTATAAACATGGAAATAAAAAAATCCGATCGTTGATCCGTCTTTGGTGTAGAATACTGGATAAAGTATTCGGAAGAAATGTGTTTTTGAAAGAAGCAGGTAATTCCAGGTGGAAAAACTTTTCAATGCAATCGCTTTTGTATACCAAAAGCTAAAGTAATCTGCTTATGCGGCAGCTCTACATGCAACTGAACCTGGAGCATTACCTTTGATTGAGGTTAAATCGATTTTTGTATTTCTGCCCTAAATTTTTGCATCTTTAATTATGAAATACATTTTATACCTCTGCTTGTTTTCTCTTTTGGTAAGTTGTTCTCCTGAAAAGGAGGATCATCGCCTTGGCCAGATTGATGAATACCTTTCTGGCCAATCAAAGTATTTTAAATTCAATGGTAACGTGTTGGTTGCCGAGCGCGGTGAAATAATTTACGAGAAGTCGTTCGGGTTGGCCGACTTTGATTCTAATCGTCAATTGAATGATTCATCTGTCTTTGAACTGGCCTCCGTGAGTAAGCAATTTACGGCCATGGGTATTTTGCTTTTGGAGCAGAAGGGAGTGTTGAGTTTGCAGGATTCCTTACGAAAATTTTTTCCAGAACTTCCGTATTCCGGAATTACCATTCACCACATGCTTACACATATTTCAGGTTTACCTGATTATATGGATGTAATGGATGAAAAATGGGATCGTACCCGAATTGCCGGTAATGCTGATATCGTTGCTTTACTGGCACAGGAAAAACCGGAGGCTCATTTTAAACCGGGCACAAAGTGGGAGTACAGTAATACTGCGTTTGCACTTCTGGCCAGTATCATCGAAAAGGTTTCAGGACAATCGTTCAAAGCATATATGCAGGAGAATATTTTTGATCCGTTAAAGATGGCTGATACGCGTGTTTACAACACCAGACGCTCAGGTGAGCGGATTGAGAATTATGCCTTCGGCTACATTTGGTCTGATAGCCTAAATAAACATGTACTGCCCGATTCTGTGCCTGATCTCGATTTTGTTCGCTACCTCGATGGCATTCAGGGAGACGGCATTATCAATTCAACCACAGCAGATTTATTGAAATGGGATAGGGCATTGGCAAACCATGAAGGGTTACCATCAGCAGCTATCGACAAACTTCTTAGCCGTCATTCCCTGGTCGATACAACATCCAATGTATACTACGGCTATGGCGTTATGTTGGAAGATAGTGAATATGGTAAGCAGGTAGCCCATGGTGGTGGCTGGCCCGGGTACGCAACATATTTGACACGGTATGCTGACCGTGATGTTACCATCATTGTATTGTCCAATAATAATGCAGCGTCTCCAAGAATTTCAAATGCCATTGCTGCTCTTTTGCATGGTGATTCAGTGATTATGCCGTATGAACATGTTTCTGTCCAGTTAGACAGCGTTCAGCTATCTCGCTTTGAAGGCAAGTATAAATTCGATGGAGAACCTTTTGAGTTAAAGATAGAGAACGATAGCCTTTTTTTACTTAGTGGTGGCAGGAGACGACTTCACCTGATTCCCGAATCTGAAACCAAAGTATTTGCGGATAATCAAGGTGATACTCAGTTTGAATTGCAAATTGGCAATGAGGGCTCACGAAAGTTATTTTTGATTTTTTCTGGTGTGAAGAAAAACGTAGAGGAAATTGATGATTAGATCCTATGCGCTGCTTTAATTGGTTATTAATCACATAATCAAAGATTTTAACATCTAGGAAATACTTGATTTAGCCTTATGTGTGAAACTTCCAATAATAGATCAGGCAATAGAGCAGTGTACTAAGTATTATGAGGATAATTTTTTTTGATAATCCGATGGGTATTTCCGCATACTTGGTTCGATACCAACTTATACTGGCTGCTATGAGGAAAGTAGCCCAGCCAAGAACCATTTGGGTAGCCTCAGTCACTTCGATATCCTCTTCACTGTGTCCTAACCAGGCCAGCATGCCAAGGATAATTGAAAATAGCAACGCAAGTGAAAACTCATGTTGTTTTACAAATCGAAGAAAACCACTTGGAAACTCGTATCGATCTTTTACTTTACCTGGTATGTGTATTCCAACTTGTTGTTGTAACCACTTCACTTCTGAAAGAATTAACCTGTTACTAATTCGGACACGCTCGGTTTGGCTGAGCACAATGAAGAGTATGTATTCACTTTCATCATCTGCACCATCACCCATCCGGTACGCATAATAAAGAGCCTGAATGTCACTATTCAGAATTGTTTTACCGAAGGGAGCAGTAAAGCCACCTTTGTACGAAATTGAATTTGGCGTTACTACTATTTTATGACGGGTGGCAAACCAGAATATGATTGCTAAAATACTTGATGTAATAAGCGAGTCTTGAATGAACCAATATGGCAAGCGTGCATGATTTGCAATGAACAAGGCGTTAAAAAGCACCAATATCCCAAAAAGGACAATGAAGGTAAATGATGCGTTCCACCTGATGGTTACCTGGTCACCTTGCTTCGAAAGATGAAAATTTTTTGAGGGATCCTCTTCGGGCTCCTTTGATAGAAAGGTCGATTTCCGATTCATGATGTATTCAATATCAAGTTAAGCAATTCAACCTCTTTTTCAAATTAACGATGGGTGGAACAAAAATTTCAACTACTTTAGTTAAAATTAACTCAACCCATAAATGCTATTAGCTATTCATCCTAAATTGCCCATGCGCAGCAAAGCAGAAACTAAAGCTTTTTACGTTGATCAACTTGGGTTTGAGGCACCACATGATTTCTATCCGGATTACCTAATGGTAAAGAAGGATCAGATTGAAATTCACTTTTTTCTCTATGCCGAAATTGATGTGAAGACCAATTACGGCATGTGTTACATTCGCACCGATGATGTTGATGTGTTATACGCACATGCACTTAAGAATAAGCTCAGCATACCTGAACTCGGACACCTTCAAGATAGGCCCTGGCGGCAAAGGGAATTTGCACTACTTGATCCAAGTCATAATTTGTTAACTTTTGGTCAGGCTTTGTAGCAGTAACTTTTATGTTAAGTTTATGAAAAATATTCTCTGGGCACTCTTCATTCTGCTATCCATCTCTATCGGGCTTTATCCAATTAGTTATTTGGTGCTGACCACCGATCATGGTGTATTAATCAATCGTGAATTGTACGATGTGTCGGTTTGGCGGTGGATGTTTTTTCAACATGTTTCATTAGGCGGTATTGCCATGCTTAGTGGGTTCATCCAATTCAGCAAAAAAATGCGAACTCGTAACCTGAGGTTGCATCGCTTGTTTGGAAAAATTTACCTGGTGGCCGTGCTGCTAAGTGGGGCAGCCGGGTTTTATGTAGCGTTGCATACGTTTGGTGGAGTTCCCGCACAGGCCGGCTTTGTCGGGTTGGCAGTAAGTTGGTTGTTTACGAGTGCCATGGCTTACTGGCGAGTACGAAGTAAAGATATTGATGCACATGAGCGTTGGATGATACGAAGCTATGCGCTTACCTGGGCAGCGGTAACCTTGCGCATTTACCTGCCCACATTTGAACATGCATTAAACATGAATTTTAATGAATCCTATCAGATTATAGCCTGGTTGTGTTGGGTACCCAACCTGATTGTGGCCGAGCTGATCATTCTGCAAAAAAGAAAACCGCGGGCCATCGCGTAATTAATTAGTTGCTTTCGAGATCTGGTGTTGTAACTCTTCAACCAGTGTTTGCTTATTGGTGATTTCTTTCCGTTCAGCGGTTAATGGTTTGCCTTTCAATTTCTCCTGCTGAATGGAGAGTTTATACATCATATCCTCCAGGGCTTCAAGGAGAATAGGTTTATATTTTGGATCAATGGTCATGACTTTTTTGTAAGTAAGATAAACCCCGCGTTTTTCCCCCGCCATGATTTATGTCAGATTTATGGTAGAACAAGATGCAGTTCAATTTTGAACATTTTAGTATTCGGATATGTACACCCTTATGTTCATCACGTTATCTTAACGCCTTGTAATGCCGATTTTCATTTCGGCATAATTTTTACTTGTATAATGCGATCCGAAAATCTAACCCTGTTTCATGAATAAGGTTTTTCTTTTAGTAAGTATTTTGTTTGTGACTGTTTCCGGAAATAGCCAGGTTTTACGGGGTACTGTTCGGGATAGTAAGACGGGAGAAATGTTGCCCTATGCGAACATTGGAATTAAGGGCAAGCAAATTGGGGGAATAAGCGATCGTGAAGGTCGATTTCTATTGGATCTTGCCAATGCAATGCCAGCCGATGTACTGGTGGTAAGTTATGTAGGCTATTCCAGTGAAGTTATTCAGGTTTCTAAACTTGATTTTATGAAAGAAGTGGAGATAAGGCTTGTTCCTTCAACCATGCAATTAAATGAAGTTGTTATTCATGGTAAAAAGGAAATGATTGTGTTGGGCAATAAAAGCAAATCTTCGCGACATACGGGTTGGGGTGATTTTACAAGTTCACGAGGTAGGGCAATTGGATTGCTTATACCCGCAAATGATTTGCCAGTACGGGTTAATAGTGTGTTTTTTCACCTGGATGCATGTGAATTTGATAGTGCGTTGGTCCGCATTAATTTCTTTTATGCGAATAATGAACAGTTAACTCCTCTCGCAAGTCAACAAAAAAATATCTTTCATACAATCAATCAGAAAAAGGGCTGGGTAGAAGTGAGGATTTGGGAGGACATAATCCTGAGAAATGAAAAAATTATTGTGGCCATTGAATGGTTGGATGCCTGGGCAAAGCCCCGTAGTCTGGAAGAAGGGGGTAGCTATCAATTCACTATATCGTTAGCCAAAACCACCGGGTATCACTATCAACGACAAACTCCGGAAGAACCAGTTCAACTTTCCAATTCTTTTCACACACCATCAATTTACCTTTTATGCACGCCCATTCAAGATTGATTAATTTAGCTTCGGTTCAGAAGTTAACTTTGGTTATTATCTTTTCTATTACTCTTTCACAATTCGCCAGAGCACAGGCATCAGATGAGTTGTACAGAAAAATTGAATCGCTCGATAGCGCTGTATTCCGCGCATTCAATACATGCGATATAGAGACTCTCAAATCGATGTTTACCCATGATCTGGAATTCTATCATGATAAAGATGGATTAACAGGATATGATCACACGGTCAAGGCGATCAAATTGAATTGCGATCGAAAGCTTGGACTGGTTCGTACTCTGGTACCCGGCAGTATGGAGGTTTACCCCATTGGTAATTATGGAGCAGTACAGATAGCATCCCATCGCTTTTGCCATATGGAAAATGGAAAAGAGGATTGCGGCACCTTTAAGTTTGTTCATGTATGGAAGAATAACAACGGAAACTGGAAGATTTCAAGGGTAGTGAGCTACGATCATTAAAATTTTGTGATTAGCGGTTGCTCATCACCCGCCAGGATACTTAATATTGAGAGACATAAACCTAATCTATGCGCTTCGTATTGAGTATCCTTTTTCTATGCCTGGTAATTTCATGCCAGGTACCTAAAACAGAAATTCAACAATGGGAAGAACAGGCATCACGTGTAACGATTATCCGTGATGATTTTGGTGTTCCACACGTATATGGAAAGACCGATGCCGATGCGGTTTTTGGGATGTTGTATGCGCAATGTGAAGATGACTTTGCCCGGGTGGAACGAAACTACATTTGGGCCATCGGCCGATTGGCTGAAGTAGAAGGGGAGGAAATGCTGTATAGCGATGTGCGCGCTAACCTTTTTATGACGCAAGAGGAAGCCATGCATCGGTATAACGAAAGTCCTGAATGGTTAAAGGAACTTTGTCAGGCTTTTGCCGATGGGGTTAATTATTATCTCTACACCCATCCTGAGGTTACGCCCAAGCTGCTCACCCGGTTCGAACCGTGGATGCCGATGTATTTCAGTGAGGGAAGTATTGGAGGCGATATTGAGTCGGTATCGATAAGAAGCATTAAGGAATTTTATGATCAACGTGATGTCAATCAGACTGATCAGTTAAGTTCTGTCATGTTTCGACAAGCTCAACATGACAATGGGGAGCATTTTGTCAGTTTGAGCAAGTCGAAAACTGACCAACCCAATGTAATAGTAAACGAACCCCAGGGCTCTAATGGCTTTGCTATTTCAGGCAAGCTTACCGAGTCAGGCAATGCCATGCTGCTGATCAACCCGCATACTTCGTTTTACTTCCGCGGAGAAATTCATGTGGTGAGTGAAGAAGGATTGAATGCCTATGGCGCGGTAACATGGGGACAGTTTTTTATTTATCAAGGTTTTAATGAGAAAAATGGTTGGATGCATACATCATCCTACACCGATGTGATGGATGAATTTTTAGAAACCATAACGGAGAAAGATGGAAGGTTTTTTTATCAGTACGGTAGTGAAGAACGTGCTGTTCATGAAGTTGACATTACATTAAATTACACCACTGGAGATTCCATACAACATAGGGATTTCAAACTTTATCGTACGCACCATGGCCCTGTAACCGGTAAACAAGATGATAAGTGGATAACTACTTCCATGATGTGGGATCCGTCCAATGCATTGCAGCAAGCATTCATCCGAACCAAGACCAATTCGTATAATGAGTTCAAAAAAATGATGGACTACCGTACCAACTCATCAAATAATACGGTATATGCGGATGCAGATGGGAACATTGCTTTTTTTCAAGGAAATTTTATTCCAAAACGCGATGTACAGTTTGATTATGAAAATCCGGTGGATGGGAGCAACCCTGCCACAGATTGGCAGGGATTACATTCGGTAGATGAGAGCATTCATTTACTCAACCCTGAAAAC contains these protein-coding regions:
- a CDS encoding penicillin acylase family protein gives rise to the protein MRFVLSILFLCLVISCQVPKTEIQQWEEQASRVTIIRDDFGVPHVYGKTDADAVFGMLYAQCEDDFARVERNYIWAIGRLAEVEGEEMLYSDVRANLFMTQEEAMHRYNESPEWLKELCQAFADGVNYYLYTHPEVTPKLLTRFEPWMPMYFSEGSIGGDIESVSIRSIKEFYDQRDVNQTDQLSSVMFRQAQHDNGEHFVSLSKSKTDQPNVIVNEPQGSNGFAISGKLTESGNAMLLINPHTSFYFRGEIHVVSEEGLNAYGAVTWGQFFIYQGFNEKNGWMHTSSYTDVMDEFLETITEKDGRFFYQYGSEERAVHEVDITLNYTTGDSIQHRDFKLYRTHHGPVTGKQDDKWITTSMMWDPSNALQQAFIRTKTNSYNEFKKMMDYRTNSSNNTVYADADGNIAFFQGNFIPKRDVQFDYENPVDGSNPATDWQGLHSVDESIHLLNPENGWIQNCNSTPFTSAAEFSPKKEDYPYYMATEPENFRGVHAIKVLTGSSGYTLDMLLQTAYDPYLPAFEKLIPGLVQAIDQSGKKFAKLKPAVDVLRNWDMRVTKESVAMTLAHYYISIYLQKGPRPEGLTMMERVNYFGTSTPHEERLAIFSEVIEKLTTDFGTWEMPWGEVNRFQRLDGAIQQKFDDNKPSIPVGLASGNWGALASYGARGNQGTKKIYGTYGNSFVAVVEFGPKVKAKSILAGGQNSDPASPHFTDQAQRYADVDFKDVAYYREDVEKRAKRTYHPGQK